A single window of Sphingobium sp. SCG-1 DNA harbors:
- a CDS encoding ABC transporter ATP-binding protein, whose amino-acid sequence MIDTPTPIPAIAIDNLTKVYKGGKLALDHVSFEVPRGQIFGLLGPNGAGKSTLINILSGMVNKSGGHARIWGFDIDANPRNAKNSIGIVPQEIVFDPFFTPFETLENQAGFYGVPKDARKTMELLRAVHLEDKANAYARTLSGGMKRRLLVAKAMVHSPPILVLDEPTAGVDIQLRQQLWAYVKQLNDQGVTIVLTTHYLEEAEQLCDRIAIINHGRVIADKPTRELVGMAQEKVVQVTVDRDLTDAPSHLRFEKVELQGERVLSITYSKDKANAGDVLSAVQAMGLQIVDVVTRDPDLEDVFLNLTAAAA is encoded by the coding sequence ATGATCGACACGCCGACACCCATACCCGCCATCGCCATCGACAATCTGACCAAGGTCTATAAGGGCGGAAAGCTCGCACTCGACCATGTGTCGTTCGAGGTGCCGCGTGGGCAGATCTTTGGGCTGCTGGGGCCGAATGGCGCGGGGAAATCGACGCTTATCAACATATTGTCCGGTATGGTGAACAAGTCCGGCGGCCATGCGCGCATCTGGGGCTTCGATATCGACGCCAACCCGCGCAATGCAAAGAACTCGATCGGTATCGTGCCGCAGGAAATCGTGTTCGACCCGTTCTTCACGCCGTTCGAGACGCTGGAGAATCAGGCGGGTTTCTATGGCGTGCCCAAGGATGCGCGCAAGACGATGGAGCTGCTGCGCGCGGTGCATCTGGAGGATAAAGCCAACGCCTATGCCCGCACTCTTTCGGGCGGCATGAAGCGGCGGTTGCTGGTGGCAAAGGCCATGGTGCATTCGCCGCCGATTCTGGTGCTGGACGAGCCGACGGCGGGCGTGGACATTCAACTTCGCCAGCAACTTTGGGCCTATGTGAAGCAGTTGAACGATCAGGGCGTGACGATCGTGCTGACGACGCATTATCTTGAGGAAGCGGAACAGCTTTGCGATCGGATCGCGATCATCAACCATGGCCGCGTCATCGCCGACAAGCCGACTCGCGAACTGGTGGGCATGGCACAGGAGAAGGTGGTGCAGGTGACGGTCGATCGCGATCTTACCGATGCGCCATCGCATCTACGTTTCGAGAAAGTGGAACTGCAAGGGGAGCGCGTGCTCAGCATCACCTATTCGAAGGACAAGGCCAATGCTGGCGACGTGCTGAGCGCGGTGCAGGCGATGGGGTTGCAGATCGTGGACGTGGTGACGCGCGACCCGGACCTGGAGGATGTATTCCTCAACCTGACTGCGGCGGCGGCTTAA